The following are encoded in a window of Corynebacterium argentoratense DSM 44202 genomic DNA:
- a CDS encoding energy-coupling factor ABC transporter permease, which yields MHIAEGFLPAMHCVGWAAASAPFVIHGAYAVNKQLKEKPETGLLLGAAGAFSFVLSAIKMPSVTGSSSHPTGTGLGAVLFKPPVMALLGGIVLLFQALLLAHGGLTTLGANIFSMAIVGPWVAYGVWRGMRGAHLPASWAIFFAAVLGDFSTYCVTATQLALAHHANGFWSAWSNFLLLYAPTQVPLALAEGIVTVLVFFAMRTTAARDLLTLGVLKKSELTAATPAAAPAA from the coding sequence ATGCATATTGCAGAAGGCTTCCTACCTGCCATGCACTGCGTCGGATGGGCCGCAGCGTCCGCCCCCTTCGTCATCCACGGCGCCTACGCAGTCAACAAGCAACTCAAAGAAAAGCCCGAAACCGGCCTCCTCCTCGGCGCAGCCGGAGCATTCAGCTTCGTGCTCTCCGCCATTAAGATGCCCTCCGTTACAGGCTCTTCTTCTCACCCAACCGGTACCGGCCTCGGCGCCGTCCTGTTCAAGCCCCCAGTGATGGCACTGCTCGGCGGCATCGTGCTGCTGTTCCAAGCACTCCTACTGGCACACGGCGGCCTGACCACCCTGGGTGCCAACATCTTCTCCATGGCGATCGTCGGCCCATGGGTAGCCTACGGAGTGTGGCGCGGAATGCGCGGCGCACACCTGCCGGCATCGTGGGCAATCTTCTTCGCCGCAGTTCTCGGTGATTTCTCCACCTACTGTGTCACCGCAACCCAGCTGGCACTCGCCCACCACGCAAACGGCTTCTGGAGCGCATGGTCGAACTTCCTCCTGCTCTACGCCCCCACCCAGGTGCCCCTCGCCCTTGCCGAAGGCATCGTCACCGTGCTCGTTTTCTTCGCAATGCGCACCACCGCTGCCCGCGATCTGCTCACCCTCGGAGTCCTCAAAAAATCCGAACTCACAGCAGCTACCCCCGCAGCAGCACCCGCAGCCTAA
- the epsC gene encoding serine O-acetyltransferase EpsC — MFRSVRLPRPLHLLASIVGAVREDLDNARDNDPAARGAVENAIVYSGLHAIWMYRIAHALWVRGIKGPARVISQLARFLTGVEIHPGATIGRRFFIDHGMGVVVGETAEIGDGVMLYHGVTLGGQVLTQTKRHPTLCDNVTIGAGAKVLGPITIGAGSAVGANAVVTKDVPPGHIAVGIPASSRPRKGEEVLKLVDPDRYVPCSTLED; from the coding sequence ATGTTTCGATCCGTCAGGCTTCCCCGTCCGCTGCACCTACTCGCCTCGATTGTGGGTGCGGTGCGCGAAGACCTAGACAATGCACGTGATAATGACCCGGCTGCACGTGGCGCTGTAGAAAACGCCATCGTGTATTCGGGTCTGCATGCTATTTGGATGTATCGGATCGCGCACGCGCTGTGGGTGCGGGGTATCAAGGGGCCGGCCCGTGTTATTTCCCAGCTTGCGAGGTTTCTGACCGGGGTAGAGATCCATCCCGGGGCGACGATCGGCAGGCGCTTTTTTATTGACCACGGCATGGGTGTTGTGGTGGGGGAGACCGCCGAGATCGGCGATGGCGTGATGCTGTACCACGGGGTGACGCTCGGTGGGCAGGTGTTGACGCAGACGAAGCGGCACCCAACGCTGTGTGACAATGTCACTATTGGCGCCGGGGCAAAGGTGTTGGGGCCGATCACTATTGGCGCTGGTAGTGCGGTGGGGGCGAATGCTGTGGTGACTAAGGACGTGCCCCCGGGACATATCGCTGTTGGTATTCCTGCTTCTTCTCGTCCCCGTAAGGGCGAGGAAGTGCTGAAGTTGGTGGATCCGGACCGCTATGTTCCCTGCTCCACTTTGGAGGATTAG
- the pgm gene encoding phosphoglucomutase (alpha-D-glucose-1,6-bisphosphate-dependent) — MPDPRAGQPARPEDLIDVAQLVTAYFTLSPDPENPDQQVVFGTSGHRGSALDGAFNEAHILATTQAIVDYRRGQRIGGPVFIGRDTHALSEPAMVSALEVLLANDVEVIVDAAGRYTPTPAVSHAILAHNAALEGGVLGVSPKRADGIVITPSHNPPRDGGFKYNPPNGGPADTDATDWIAARANEYVRAGLDGVKRTSVAGVRDPRCQLFDFRSHYVADLPDVVDVEAIAASGLSIGADPMGGASVDYWGAIAEAHGLNLTVVNPLVDPTWRFMTLDTDGQIRMDCSSPDSMASLVANRGTFDLATGNDADADRHGIVTPDAGLMNPNHYLAVAIDYLFAHRPGWGENTAVGKTLVSSSMIDRVVANLGRTLVEVPVGFKWFVPGLIDGSVGFGGEESAGASFLRKGGTVWSTDKDGIILDLLAAEITARTGLTPSQRYAQLEAQFGAPVYARTDAPANREQKAVLKKLSPEQVTATELAGEPIIAKLTSAPGNGAPIGGLKVVTDNAWFAARPSGTEDKYKIYAESFNGEEHLAVVQQEAQALVSAVLGS, encoded by the coding sequence ATGCCTGATCCCCGCGCTGGTCAACCTGCTCGACCGGAGGATTTGATTGATGTTGCTCAACTTGTGACGGCGTATTTCACTTTGTCGCCGGATCCTGAAAACCCTGATCAGCAGGTTGTTTTTGGTACGTCGGGCCACCGGGGGTCGGCGTTGGATGGGGCTTTTAATGAGGCTCATATTCTGGCTACGACGCAGGCGATTGTGGATTATCGTCGGGGGCAGAGGATTGGGGGGCCTGTGTTCATTGGGCGGGATACCCACGCGTTGTCTGAGCCGGCGATGGTTAGCGCCCTTGAGGTGCTGTTGGCCAATGATGTTGAGGTGATTGTTGACGCCGCGGGGCGTTACACGCCTACGCCTGCCGTGTCGCACGCTATTTTGGCGCATAATGCTGCGCTGGAGGGTGGGGTGCTGGGGGTGAGCCCGAAGCGTGCTGATGGGATTGTGATTACGCCTTCGCATAATCCGCCCCGTGATGGTGGCTTTAAATACAATCCGCCTAATGGTGGTCCGGCTGATACTGATGCTACGGACTGGATCGCAGCCCGTGCGAATGAGTATGTGCGCGCTGGTTTGGATGGGGTGAAGCGCACGAGTGTCGCAGGAGTGCGCGATCCTCGGTGCCAGTTGTTTGATTTCCGTTCGCATTATGTTGCGGACTTGCCGGATGTTGTGGACGTGGAGGCAATCGCGGCGTCAGGATTGTCGATTGGTGCTGACCCGATGGGTGGTGCTTCGGTCGATTACTGGGGTGCTATTGCGGAGGCTCATGGGTTGAACCTGACGGTGGTTAATCCGCTGGTTGATCCGACGTGGCGTTTTATGACTTTGGATACCGATGGTCAGATCCGTATGGACTGTTCGAGCCCTGATTCTATGGCGTCGCTGGTTGCTAATCGTGGGACTTTTGACTTGGCGACTGGCAATGATGCTGATGCTGACCGCCATGGGATTGTCACCCCTGACGCGGGGTTGATGAATCCCAACCATTACCTTGCTGTGGCGATTGATTACTTGTTTGCGCATCGTCCTGGTTGGGGGGAGAACACGGCTGTCGGTAAGACTCTTGTGAGTTCTTCTATGATTGACCGCGTGGTCGCGAATCTGGGGCGGACGTTGGTTGAGGTTCCGGTCGGATTTAAGTGGTTTGTGCCGGGGCTGATTGACGGCAGTGTTGGTTTTGGTGGTGAGGAGTCTGCTGGTGCGTCCTTCCTGCGTAAGGGTGGCACTGTGTGGTCGACGGATAAGGATGGAATTATCCTTGATCTGTTGGCTGCGGAGATCACCGCGCGTACTGGTTTGACGCCCTCGCAGCGTTATGCGCAGTTGGAGGCCCAGTTTGGTGCGCCCGTGTATGCCCGCACTGATGCTCCCGCTAATCGCGAACAGAAGGCGGTGCTGAAGAAGCTGTCGCCGGAGCAGGTCACTGCCACTGAGCTGGCGGGCGAGCCGATCATTGCGAAGCTCACCAGTGCGCCTGGTAATGGTGCTCCTATTGGTGGCCTAAAGGTGGTGACGGACAACGCGTGGTTTGCTGCTCGCCCCTCGGGTACTGAGGATAAGTACAAGATTTATGCTGAATCCTTCAACGGGGAGGAGCATCTTGCTGTGGTTCAGCAGGAGGCTCAGGCGTTGGTGTCGGCGGTGCTAGGTTCGTAG
- the cysK gene encoding cysteine synthase A codes for MAEKILNNITETIGSTPLVRLNTITEGIDAEILVKLEFFNPANSVKDRIGNAIIDAAEADGSLKPGGTIVEATSGNTGIALAMVGAAKGYNVVLTMPETMSMERRIMLRAYGAEIILTPGPAGMQGAVDKADEIVAERDGAILARQFANPANPAIHRATTAEEIWEDTDGNVDIFVAGFGTGGTVTGVGSVLKERREGVQVYGVEPEASALLTTGKAGPHKIQGIGANFIPEVLDRGILDEVLTISNEDAIAASRKLAADEGILGGISTGANIAAALELAKRPENKGKRIVTIACDYGERYVSTPLFEDIRAEF; via the coding sequence ATGGCTGAAAAGATCCTCAACAACATCACCGAGACCATCGGGTCCACCCCCCTGGTCCGACTCAACACCATCACCGAAGGCATCGACGCCGAAATTCTCGTCAAATTGGAGTTCTTCAACCCTGCGAACAGCGTCAAAGATCGCATTGGCAATGCGATTATTGACGCCGCGGAGGCCGATGGATCCCTGAAACCTGGCGGCACCATCGTTGAAGCGACGTCAGGAAATACAGGTATCGCGCTAGCAATGGTGGGCGCAGCGAAGGGCTACAACGTGGTGCTCACTATGCCCGAGACCATGTCGATGGAACGTCGCATCATGCTGCGGGCATACGGTGCGGAGATCATCCTCACCCCGGGGCCCGCTGGTATGCAGGGCGCAGTGGATAAGGCTGATGAAATCGTGGCGGAACGTGACGGTGCTATCTTGGCCCGCCAGTTTGCTAATCCCGCCAACCCCGCGATCCACCGTGCGACCACCGCGGAGGAAATCTGGGAAGACACCGATGGAAACGTCGACATTTTTGTCGCCGGCTTCGGTACCGGCGGAACAGTCACTGGCGTCGGCAGCGTGCTGAAGGAGCGTCGTGAAGGGGTGCAGGTCTACGGTGTGGAGCCCGAAGCATCAGCGCTGCTGACCACGGGGAAAGCTGGTCCCCACAAGATTCAGGGCATTGGTGCGAACTTCATTCCCGAGGTGCTCGACCGGGGGATTCTGGACGAGGTCCTGACTATCAGCAACGAAGATGCCATTGCTGCATCACGCAAACTTGCCGCAGACGAAGGCATCCTTGGTGGCATCTCCACCGGTGCTAACATTGCCGCCGCACTGGAGTTGGCGAAGCGCCCGGAGAACAAGGGCAAGCGTATTGTTACCATCGCGTGCGACTACGGCGAGCGCTACGTGTCTACCCCTCTGTTTGAGGATATCCGCGCAGAATTCTAA
- the cbiQ gene encoding cobalt ECF transporter T component CbiQ encodes MNPLEIAASTSPWAQVNVGEKALLILGLLVLAIALPPLPALPIIGVIILVAAARAQVPWKLYGALVAAPATFIILGIFPLVATITTHGIERIDGGLTDAATVLGRSIVGMSATMLFALTTPMSEQLLWFRRIHVPESIVHVTMLTYRMSSQLVETSRTMWQAQAQRLGHTNKRRWLRSSAHQIAALFVIAFARARAMQEGLELRADAACYRTLTVARPVRTRNIVGSIIILALVMVIGLKGAQLWG; translated from the coding sequence ATGAACCCTTTGGAAATCGCGGCGTCAACAAGCCCATGGGCCCAAGTCAACGTAGGTGAAAAAGCCTTGTTGATCCTGGGTCTGCTTGTTCTCGCCATAGCACTCCCGCCGTTACCCGCCCTACCGATCATCGGGGTGATCATCCTCGTGGCGGCAGCACGCGCGCAGGTCCCCTGGAAACTCTATGGTGCGCTCGTTGCAGCACCTGCAACCTTCATCATCCTGGGAATCTTCCCACTGGTAGCCACGATCACCACGCATGGGATCGAACGCATCGACGGTGGCCTTACTGACGCAGCAACCGTCCTCGGACGCTCCATCGTCGGCATGAGCGCCACCATGTTATTCGCCCTCACCACGCCGATGAGTGAACAACTACTGTGGTTCCGACGCATCCACGTGCCTGAATCCATCGTGCACGTCACCATGCTCACCTACCGGATGTCGAGTCAGTTGGTAGAAACCTCCCGCACTATGTGGCAGGCCCAAGCCCAACGCCTCGGCCACACCAACAAGCGCCGGTGGCTGCGCAGTTCTGCACATCAAATCGCCGCTCTGTTCGTGATCGCGTTCGCCCGAGCCCGAGCGATGCAGGAAGGTCTCGAATTGCGTGCTGACGCCGCGTGCTACCGCACGTTGACAGTCGCGCGCCCCGTGCGCACCCGCAACATTGTCGGCAGCATCATCATTCTCGCCCTCGTTATGGTCATAGGGCTGAAAGGAGCGCAACTATGGGGCTAG
- a CDS encoding cob(I)yrinic acid a,c-diamide adenosyltransferase has protein sequence MAVHLTKIYTRTGDNGTTGLSNFDRVPKDDPRLVAYADCEETNCMIGQVLALSSPNNDVAEVLRRVQNELFDAGADLATPIEDNPQYPPLRILQSYIDQLEHDCDRFNEKLGKLDSFILPGGAPTAALIHTARVVCRRAERAAWAAVREFPDTTSALPAQYLNRLSDLLFIVGRVENLDANGESMDVRWVPGSHRQNKTQQS, from the coding sequence ATGGCTGTGCATCTCACGAAAATCTACACTCGCACCGGAGACAACGGAACCACCGGATTATCCAACTTCGACCGCGTACCCAAAGACGACCCACGCCTCGTTGCCTACGCCGATTGCGAAGAAACCAACTGCATGATCGGGCAGGTTCTGGCGCTCAGTTCCCCCAATAATGACGTCGCGGAGGTCCTGCGCCGCGTACAAAACGAACTGTTCGATGCTGGCGCAGACCTGGCAACCCCCATCGAAGACAACCCCCAATACCCCCCGCTGCGAATCCTGCAAAGCTACATCGACCAGCTAGAGCACGACTGCGATCGCTTTAACGAAAAACTCGGGAAACTGGATTCGTTCATCCTGCCTGGAGGAGCACCCACCGCAGCACTGATTCACACCGCGCGGGTGGTGTGCCGCAGAGCAGAACGGGCCGCCTGGGCTGCAGTAAGGGAATTTCCCGACACCACATCCGCCCTGCCTGCTCAATATCTCAACAGGCTGAGCGACCTGCTGTTTATCGTGGGCCGGGTGGAAAACCTCGATGCCAACGGTGAATCAATGGACGTCCGCTGGGTGCCCGGCTCACACCGGCAAAACAAAACCCAACAGAGCTAA
- a CDS encoding fluoride efflux transporter FluC — MHETNLQHLIEAPHLAPTLLLGAALGGLIRYLLHTWLGPYKGTLTANITASLILGTQTTPPETYTTFLTNEQFYQQLTTHFFIATGLCVALSTWSTLARETGDLIRNHQAKQATTYLATTITLSLLAYHLATTITLSLLAYHLGSILSLNS; from the coding sequence GTGCACGAAACTAACCTCCAACACCTCATCGAAGCACCCCACCTCGCCCCCACTCTCCTACTCGGCGCAGCACTGGGCGGACTCATCCGCTACCTACTCCACACCTGGCTAGGCCCCTACAAAGGAACCCTTACCGCAAACATCACCGCCTCCCTCATCCTCGGAACCCAAACCACCCCGCCCGAGACCTACACAACATTCCTCACCAACGAACAGTTCTACCAACAACTAACAACACATTTCTTCATCGCCACCGGGCTCTGCGTCGCCCTATCGACATGGTCCACCCTGGCCCGCGAAACCGGCGACCTCATCCGAAACCACCAAGCCAAACAAGCCACCACATACCTCGCAACCACCATCACCCTCAGCCTCCTGGCCTACCATCTCGCAACCACCATCACCCTCAGCCTCCTGGCCTACCATCTCGGAAGCATCCTCAGCCTCAACTCATAG
- the murA gene encoding UDP-N-acetylglucosamine 1-carboxyvinyltransferase, whose amino-acid sequence MKDRFLVAGGARLSGAVKVSGAKNSVLKLMAAALLAEGTTTLHNCPEILDVPLMAEVLRGLGCEVVVDGSDVHITTPANLEADADFDAVRQFRASVCVLGPLTARCGRAKVALPGGDAIGSRPLDMHQTGLEKLGATTHIQHGCVVAEAGELHGAHIKLDFPSVGATENILTAAVLSKGTTTLDNAAREPEIVDLCQLLNEMGARITGAGSNTLTIEGVDRLHPAEHDVVGDRIVAGTWAYAVAMTQGDVTVGGISPKHLHLPLQKLRLAGAEVETYENGFRVVMDRRASAVDYQTLPFPGFPTDLQPMAIGLAAVADGMSVITENVFESRFRFVDEMLRLGADASVDGHHVVLRGQKQLSSTPVWSSDIRAGAGLVLAALCADGVTEVHDVYHIDRGYPHFVENLTALGAQVERVPGE is encoded by the coding sequence GTGAAAGATCGCTTTTTGGTCGCTGGTGGAGCTCGGCTGAGCGGAGCAGTGAAGGTGAGTGGCGCTAAAAACAGCGTCCTTAAGCTCATGGCGGCTGCTCTTCTTGCGGAGGGCACTACGACGCTGCACAACTGCCCGGAGATTTTGGATGTTCCGCTGATGGCGGAGGTTCTGCGTGGTTTGGGGTGCGAGGTTGTCGTCGATGGTTCGGATGTGCACATTACGACCCCTGCCAACCTTGAGGCGGATGCAGACTTCGATGCTGTGCGACAGTTCCGTGCTAGCGTTTGCGTGCTGGGTCCGCTGACTGCTCGATGCGGTCGCGCGAAGGTTGCGCTGCCGGGTGGTGACGCCATCGGTTCTCGACCCTTAGACATGCACCAAACGGGCTTGGAAAAACTTGGGGCGACTACCCACATCCAGCATGGTTGTGTTGTTGCCGAAGCTGGGGAGCTGCACGGTGCACACATTAAGTTGGATTTCCCGTCGGTTGGTGCGACGGAAAATATTCTGACTGCAGCGGTGCTGAGCAAGGGCACCACCACCTTGGATAACGCAGCGCGTGAACCAGAGATTGTCGATCTGTGCCAATTGCTCAATGAGATGGGTGCTCGGATCACCGGCGCTGGGTCGAACACGCTCACTATTGAAGGCGTAGATCGTTTGCATCCCGCTGAGCATGACGTCGTGGGGGATCGCATTGTTGCAGGTACTTGGGCCTATGCGGTGGCGATGACTCAGGGAGATGTGACCGTCGGCGGTATTTCGCCCAAGCATCTCCATTTGCCTCTGCAAAAGCTCAGGCTTGCCGGAGCAGAGGTCGAGACGTACGAGAATGGTTTTAGGGTGGTAATGGATCGTCGGGCTAGCGCGGTGGACTATCAGACCTTGCCTTTTCCGGGGTTCCCCACGGATTTGCAGCCGATGGCGATTGGTTTAGCTGCGGTCGCTGACGGAATGAGCGTTATTACAGAGAACGTTTTCGAATCGCGTTTCCGCTTTGTGGATGAGATGCTGCGTCTTGGTGCGGACGCGTCAGTGGATGGGCACCATGTGGTGTTGCGTGGGCAGAAACAGTTGAGCTCTACGCCTGTGTGGAGCTCCGATATTAGGGCTGGGGCGGGTTTGGTTCTGGCGGCTTTGTGCGCCGATGGTGTTACCGAAGTGCACGACGTCTATCACATCGATCGTGGGTACCCGCACTTCGTTGAGAACCTCACTGCTTTGGGGGCGCAGGTAGAGCGTGTACCTGGTGAGTAG
- a CDS encoding alanine/glycine:cation symporter family protein: MDSLISALDTFDSFVWGPFLLIPLLLGCGAFLTIRLKGLQFRALGRAFRHGLIDGSDEGSGDITNYQALTMALAATVGVGNIVGVATAISIGGPGALFWMWITGLLGMASKYAEAFLGVRFRTTDSRGEQIGGPQVYLSRAIKGPLGKTLATTFALFAVFASFGIGNMTQSNAIAAGLQDTFGIDPWITGVIAFILVGTVLLGGVQSIARVTSAFVPMMIIIYIVGAIIVLIAHAHAIPSALHLIFTDAFTGTAATGGFVGSGILLVIQMGVARGLFSNESGLGSAPIAAAAAQTTHPVRQGLVSMTQTFIDTIIVVSFTGLVIICTGTWNADVSAGNMTAAAFSAGLPGQWGGTIVSISVVFFAFSTILGWSYYGERCLTRLIGPRTSIIYRMIFTMVVFVGATTSLTVVWTIADILNGLMALPNLIGLLVLSGLIARETAAYLKFDPKLKATPEEVRNYVKAEGTGWT, translated from the coding sequence GTGGATTCACTCATCAGCGCCCTAGACACGTTCGACTCATTCGTATGGGGACCATTCCTACTCATCCCCCTACTACTAGGCTGTGGTGCCTTTCTCACCATCCGACTCAAAGGCCTACAATTCCGAGCACTCGGCCGCGCCTTCCGACACGGACTCATCGACGGATCCGACGAAGGCAGCGGCGACATCACCAACTACCAAGCACTCACCATGGCCCTCGCCGCCACAGTCGGCGTCGGCAACATCGTCGGCGTCGCAACAGCCATCTCCATCGGCGGCCCCGGCGCCCTCTTCTGGATGTGGATCACCGGCCTACTAGGCATGGCCAGCAAATACGCCGAAGCATTCCTCGGCGTCCGCTTCCGCACAACCGACAGCCGTGGCGAACAAATCGGCGGCCCCCAGGTATACCTCTCACGAGCAATCAAAGGGCCCCTCGGCAAAACCCTAGCCACCACCTTCGCCCTCTTCGCCGTATTCGCATCCTTCGGTATCGGCAACATGACCCAATCCAACGCCATCGCCGCAGGACTCCAAGACACCTTCGGCATCGACCCCTGGATCACCGGCGTCATCGCCTTCATCCTCGTCGGCACCGTCCTCCTCGGAGGCGTCCAATCAATCGCCCGCGTCACCTCCGCCTTCGTCCCCATGATGATCATCATCTACATCGTCGGGGCCATCATCGTACTCATCGCCCACGCCCACGCAATCCCCAGCGCCCTCCACTTGATCTTCACCGACGCATTCACCGGAACCGCAGCCACCGGTGGCTTCGTCGGCTCCGGTATCCTCCTCGTCATCCAAATGGGCGTCGCCCGCGGCCTCTTCTCCAACGAATCCGGCCTAGGTTCCGCACCCATCGCCGCCGCAGCAGCCCAAACCACACACCCAGTCCGCCAAGGCCTCGTCTCCATGACCCAAACCTTCATCGACACCATCATCGTCGTCTCCTTCACCGGACTCGTCATCATCTGCACCGGCACCTGGAACGCCGACGTCAGCGCCGGAAACATGACCGCAGCAGCCTTCTCCGCAGGCCTCCCCGGACAATGGGGCGGCACGATCGTCTCTATCTCCGTCGTATTCTTCGCATTCTCCACAATTCTCGGATGGTCCTACTACGGCGAACGCTGCCTCACCCGCCTCATCGGCCCCCGAACATCCATCATCTACCGCATGATCTTCACCATGGTCGTCTTCGTCGGAGCCACCACCTCCCTCACAGTCGTATGGACCATCGCCGACATCCTCAACGGGCTCATGGCACTCCCCAACCTCATCGGCCTCCTCGTCCTCTCCGGACTCATCGCCCGAGAAACCGCCGCCTACCTCAAATTCGACCCCAAGCTCAAAGCAACCCCCGAAGAAGTACGCAATTACGTCAAGGCCGAAGGCACCGGCTGGACATAA
- a CDS encoding CrcB family protein, whose protein sequence is MTPTKNTWSFPKAPNTTKYTHHDAAMVALGAPLGVLAYLIISSLIPTTAALFLCNTAGSFLMGWLQPKNPLISMGMLGGFTTYSGYAQAIHAPLPSHPTTATLILILIPTLAITGYLTGTKLHHATRSNGGARN, encoded by the coding sequence ATGACCCCCACCAAAAACACCTGGAGCTTCCCCAAAGCCCCCAACACAACAAAATACACACACCATGACGCCGCGATGGTCGCCCTCGGCGCACCCCTCGGCGTCCTCGCCTACCTAATCATCAGCAGCCTCATCCCCACCACCGCCGCACTCTTCCTATGCAACACCGCAGGAAGCTTCCTCATGGGCTGGCTCCAACCCAAAAACCCACTAATCAGCATGGGCATGCTCGGGGGATTCACCACCTACAGCGGATACGCACAAGCCATACACGCCCCACTCCCAAGCCACCCAACAACAGCCACACTCATCCTCATACTCATCCCCACCCTCGCCATCACCGGCTACCTCACAGGCACCAAACTCCACCACGCAACAAGGAGCAACGGTGGTGCACGAAACTAA
- a CDS encoding energy-coupling factor ABC transporter substrate-binding protein has translation MNNNKTNPLLVWGLIALTALIAAFPMFFVKTDGKEEAFGGTDDGAEAVVEEQDPDYEPWFDSIVGELPGEVESGLFALQAALGAGLVGYALGNYKGRSRAERELAAPTDTTSA, from the coding sequence ATGAACAACAACAAAACCAATCCCCTGCTGGTGTGGGGCTTGATCGCCCTCACCGCACTCATCGCCGCCTTCCCCATGTTCTTTGTCAAGACCGACGGAAAGGAAGAAGCCTTCGGCGGAACCGATGACGGTGCAGAAGCCGTCGTCGAAGAACAAGACCCCGACTACGAACCCTGGTTCGATTCCATCGTCGGCGAACTTCCGGGCGAGGTCGAATCCGGCCTCTTCGCACTCCAGGCAGCACTCGGTGCGGGCCTCGTCGGCTACGCCCTCGGTAACTACAAGGGCCGCAGCCGCGCAGAACGCGAACTTGCCGCACCCACGGACACCACCAGCGCCTAA
- the ramA gene encoding acetate metabolism transcriptional regulator RamA → MEALRVKSDEEAIRNALTSLKTATGIPVTMYAECLGEDRLQIGAWVGLRTPALQNLTIASGCGVGGRVMATRRPVGVSDYTRANVISHEYDKAIQDEGLYSIVAVPVIVNRRVRGVLYVGVHSPVRLGDKVIEEVTMTARKLEQDFAVADALEQQDPEHPVAQRSGRVMNSAEWEQIRAAHSRLRMICNRIDDINIRGELEEICDQMVAPVRIQATTKLSARELDVLACVALGHTNVEAAEEMGIGAETVKSYLRSVMRKLGAHTRYEAVNAARRMGAIP, encoded by the coding sequence GTGGAGGCGCTACGCGTCAAAAGCGACGAAGAAGCAATTCGAAACGCGCTTACTTCGTTGAAGACAGCTACAGGAATTCCAGTAACTATGTACGCGGAATGCCTTGGCGAGGATCGTCTACAAATTGGTGCATGGGTGGGTTTGCGGACACCTGCGCTACAGAATCTCACCATCGCGTCGGGATGCGGTGTGGGTGGACGCGTGATGGCCACCCGCCGTCCGGTGGGCGTTAGTGATTACACGCGTGCCAACGTCATTAGCCACGAATACGACAAGGCTATTCAGGACGAGGGGCTGTATTCCATCGTCGCTGTGCCAGTCATTGTCAACCGTCGTGTCCGCGGCGTTCTGTACGTAGGCGTGCATTCACCCGTGCGTCTCGGCGACAAGGTGATTGAAGAAGTCACCATGACCGCACGCAAGCTCGAGCAAGATTTTGCTGTGGCCGATGCCCTGGAGCAGCAGGACCCCGAGCACCCCGTCGCACAGCGCAGTGGTCGCGTAATGAACAGTGCCGAGTGGGAGCAGATCCGTGCCGCCCACTCGCGTCTGCGGATGATTTGCAACAGGATTGATGACATCAACATTCGCGGTGAGCTTGAAGAGATCTGCGACCAGATGGTTGCGCCGGTGCGTATTCAGGCCACGACCAAGCTCTCTGCCCGCGAGCTGGATGTGCTGGCCTGCGTCGCTTTGGGTCACACCAATGTTGAGGCAGCGGAAGAAATGGGCATTGGGGCGGAAACGGTGAAGAGCTACTTGCGTTCGGTGATGCGTAAGCTCGGCGCACACACCCGGTACGAAGCTGTCAATGCGGCACGCCGCATGGGTGCGATTCCCTGA